A single genomic interval of Malania oleifera isolate guangnan ecotype guangnan chromosome 11, ASM2987363v1, whole genome shotgun sequence harbors:
- the LOC131167792 gene encoding probable F-box protein At5g04010: protein MPKTDQSSSSSSSSDPPWEALFLIARHLDAKTLAIASCVSKSWFSSMSSDHLWHPICSAHFPALSHLRDTGAGAAVPCHRLYALGHAAALRRLRCPPKPRVSLDDLLFTIDILVEDRLVVTVARPGEELGATAKGVFRFEIDVGEKGATVERARLEGVRVTWHVVAKGWTGAVAMVEGGVKGCFGPTATVGWFSEDLPAPGCCAAGAGGRSGLVAELKLEFCGCDGGGGGGGVVRLEKVCVGVLSIMRWRYLRIECALRHLQHFMLHDGLQL from the coding sequence ATGCCGAAGACTGATCAATCATCATCGTCGTCTTCTTCCTCGGATCCGCCATGGGAGGCCCTCTTTCTCATCGCCCGCCACCTCGATGCCAAAACCCTAGCCATAGCCTCCTGCGTCTCCAAGTCCTGGTTCTCCTCCATGTCCTCCGACCACCTCTGGCACCCTATCTGCTCCGCCCACTTCCCCGCTCTCTCCCACCTCCGCGACACCGGAGCCGGGGCCGCCGTGCCCTGCCACCGCCTCTACGCCCTCGGCCACGCCGCCGCCCTCCGCCGACTCCGCTGCCCCCCGAAGCCCCGGGTCTCCCTCGACGACCTCCTCTTCACCATCGACATCCTCGTTGAGGACCGCCTCGTCGTCACCGTGGCGAGGCCCGGCGAGGAGCTGGGGGCCACCGCGAAAGGCGTCTTCCGGTTCGAGATCGACGTGGGGGAGAAGGGAGCGACGGTGGAGCGAGCGAGGTTGGAGGGGGTGAGGGTGACGTGGCACGTGGTGGCGAAGGGGTGGACGGGGGCGGTGGCGATGGTGGAGGGGGGAGTGAAGGGGTGCTTCGGGCCCACGGCGACGGTGGGGTGGTTCTCGGAGGATCTGCCGGCTCCGGGGTGCTGCGCAGCGGGGGCCGGGGGAAGGAGTGGGCTAGTGGCAGAGTTGAAGCTAGAGTTTTGCGGCTGTgacggcggcggcggcggcggcggcgtgGTGAGGCTAGAGAAGGTGTGTGTGGGGGTATTGAGTATAATGCGTTGGAGGTATCTAAGAATTGAGTGTGCTCTTCGGCATTTACAGCATTTTATGCTCCATGAT